In one Terriglobales bacterium genomic region, the following are encoded:
- the tadA gene encoding tRNA adenosine(34) deaminase TadA: MPARRAVSNELFMEEALREALRAQALGEVPVGAVVVCDGKVIGRGCNRNLTDTDPSAHAEIVALRDAARHLGNHRLEDCAMFVTIEPCPMCAGALVLARLNRLVYGADDPKAGAVRSVTSVLNHPKLNHKMAVVAGVLEGRCAALLKAFFASRRQEQKTGTK, translated from the coding sequence ATGCCCGCCCGCCGCGCCGTTTCCAACGAACTCTTCATGGAAGAGGCCTTGCGAGAGGCCTTGCGCGCTCAGGCTCTGGGAGAGGTCCCTGTGGGCGCGGTCGTAGTTTGCGACGGTAAGGTCATCGGCCGCGGCTGCAACCGCAATCTGACCGACACCGATCCCAGCGCGCACGCCGAGATCGTTGCTCTTCGCGATGCCGCCCGCCACCTCGGCAACCACCGCCTGGAAGACTGCGCGATGTTTGTTACAATCGAGCCGTGCCCGATGTGCGCGGGCGCGCTGGTGTTGGCGCGGCTGAATCGCCTGGTCTACGGAGCCGACGACCCCAAGGCCGGGGCCGTTCGCTCAGTCACCAGCGTCCTGAATCACCCCAAGCTGAACCACAAGATGGCGGTCGTTGCCGGGGTGCTCGAAGGACGCTGCGCCGCCCTCCTGAAGGCGTTTTTCGCCAGCCGCCGCCAGGAGCAGAAAACGGGTACGAAGTAG
- a CDS encoding gamma-glutamylcyclotransferase family protein, translating into MARDKGLLVDWGAADMTPRRIAVFFYGLFMDVNLLKKKGARPVRVRRARLPGFQLRIGQRATLLPDSESCAYGLVMELTHSEVERLYSEASVRAYQPEAVLVELADGSRVPALCFNLSTPPGPEEANPEYAAKLRDLARKLGLPKTYADTIR; encoded by the coding sequence ATGGCCCGTGACAAGGGCCTGCTAGTAGATTGGGGCGCTGCCGATATGACTCCTCGCCGGATTGCCGTTTTCTTCTACGGCTTGTTCATGGACGTGAACCTGTTGAAGAAGAAGGGCGCCCGTCCCGTCCGCGTCCGACGTGCGCGCCTGCCGGGATTCCAGCTGCGCATTGGACAGCGCGCGACTTTGCTGCCGGATTCGGAGAGCTGCGCCTACGGCCTGGTGATGGAACTCACGCACTCCGAGGTGGAGCGGCTGTACTCCGAAGCCAGCGTCCGTGCCTACCAACCCGAAGCCGTGCTGGTTGAGCTAGCCGACGGTTCCCGGGTCCCTGCGCTGTGCTTCAATCTCAGTACGCCACCTGGTCCTGAGGAAGCGAATCCTGAATATGCGGCGAAGCTGCGTGATCTGGCACGCAAACTCGGATTGCCGAAGACTTATGCCGACACCATACGCTGA